One Symphalangus syndactylus isolate Jambi chromosome 9, NHGRI_mSymSyn1-v2.1_pri, whole genome shotgun sequence DNA segment encodes these proteins:
- the SPAAR gene encoding small regulatory polypeptide of amino acid response: MGAKAPRGPKVAQWAMETAVIGVVVVLFVVTVAITCVLCCFSCDSRAQDPQGGPGRSFTVATFRQEASLFTGPGRHAQPVPSARDFWTFM; the protein is encoded by the coding sequence ATGGGAGCGAAGGCTCCGAGAGGACCTAAGGTTGCTCAGTGGGCCATGGAAACGGCAGTGattggtgtggtggtggtgctgttCGTGGTGACTGTGGCCATCACCTGCGTCCTCTGCTGCTTCAGCTGTGACTCGAGGGCCCAGGATCCTCAGGGGGGCCCTGGCCGCAGCTTCACGGTGGCCACGTTTCGCCAGGAAGCTTCTCTCTTCACGGGGCCTGGTCGTCATGCCCAGCCAGTGCCAAGTGCCCGGGACTTCTGGACCTTCATGTGA
- the HRCT1 gene encoding histidine-rich carboxyl terminus protein 1, with translation MLGLLGSTTLVGWITGAAVAVLLLLLLLATCLFHGRQDCDVERNRTAAGGTRVRRAQPWPFWRRGHLGIFHHHRHPGHVSHVPNVGLHHHHHPRHTPHHLHHHHHPHRHHPRHAR, from the coding sequence ATGCTGGGCCTCCTGGGGAGCACGACCCTCGTGGGTTGGATCACAGGTGCTGCTGTGGcggtcctgctgctgctgctgctgctggccacCTGCCTTTTCCACGGACGGCAGGACTGTGACGTGGAGAGGAACCGTACAGCTGCAGGGGGAACCCGAGTCCGCCGGGCCCAGCCTTGGCCCTTCTGGCGGCGGGGCCACCTGGGAATCTTTCACCATCACCGTCATCCTGGCCACGTCTCTCACGTGCCGAATGTgggcctccaccaccaccaccacccccgccaCACccctcaccacctccaccaccaccaccacccccaccgcCACCATCCCCGCCACGCTCGCTGA